The Sphingopyxis sp. TUF1 genome segment ATGTCGAGGCGATCGAAAAGGGCACCAACGCAGCGGTCGAGAAATATCAGATCACCGGCACCCCGACCTTCGCCATCAACGGCCAGGTCGTCGAAGGCATCAACACCTGGGGCCCGCTGCGCGACCGCCTGCGCACGATGGGCGCGCGCTGATCTTCCTTCGCCCTCCCCTTCAGGGGAGGGCAGCGAGACTTGCGAACTTGTTCGCTGGTCGCAGCGGGTGGGGGGCATCGGCTTTGCGCAAGGCCGATGGCCCCCACCCCAACCCCTCCCCTGAAGGGGAGGGGCTTATGGGCTTGCACACCCCCCCACCGCGCGGCATGACGGCTCCATGGGGGATATGTGACGCTCAGGTTGCACCAGCTCCGATTCGATGATCTGCTCGGGCGTTTCCCGTGCAGATAAAGCGCCTGCGCCTCACCGGTTTCAAAAGCTTCGTCGAACCCACCGAACTGCGCATCGAGCCCGGGCTGACCGGCGTCGTCGGCCCCAATGGCTGCGGCAAGTCGAACCTTTTGGAAGCGATCCGCTGGGTGATGGGCGAATCCTCGCCAAAGTCGATGCGCGGCGGCGGCATGGAAGATGTCATCTTCGCCGGCACCTCGTCGCGCCCGGCGCGCGATTTTGCCGAAGTCGCGCTCCATTGCGATACCGAAGGCGCGCTCGTCGCGGGCCTCTCCGACGGCGGCGACGGCGACGACCTCGAAGTCATCCGCCGCATCGAGCGCGGCGCGGGCAGCGCCTATCGCGCCAACGGCCGCGACGTGCGCGCGAAGGACGTCGCGCTGATCTTCGCCGACGCCGCGACCGGCGCGCACAGTCCCGCGCTCGTCAGCCAGGGCAAGATCGCGAACGTCATCGCCGCCAAGCCGACCGACCGCCGCGCGATGCTGGAGGAAGCGGCGGGCATCGCCGGGCTGCACGTCCGCCGCAAGGACGCCGAGCAGAAACTGCGCGCGACCGAAACGAACCTCACGCGCCTGTCCGAAATCGTCGCGGACATGGAAGTCCGCGCCAACGCGCTGCGGCGACAGGCGCGCGCGGCGGAGAAATACAAGAAGCTCAGCGACGACATCCGCATAGCCGAGGGGCGGCTGATTTACGCGCGCTGGCGCGATGCCGCCGCCGCCGCAGACCAGGCGCGCCGCGATGCCGATGCCGCCGAAGCCGCAGTCAAGGCCGCGCAGGACGAGCTCGAAACCATCTCCAAGGCGCAAACCGAGGTCGCGACGCGCGTCGCCGCGGCGCGTAGCGACGCGCAGGCACAGCGCGACGCGCTCGCCGAAGCGACCGCGACGCAGGTCCGTTTGCAGGGCGAAGAGCGCGCCGCGCTCCAGCGGCTCGACGATCTCGCGGCGCAGCAACGGCGGATCGAGGCCGACCGCGCGCACGAAGGCGAACTCGCGCGCGACGCCCATGCCGCGCTGACCGCGCTCGACACCGAAACCAGATCGCTGGCGCAGGACATCGCCGCGCACGACGCGGGCAAGGCGGCGCTCGCCGAGACCAATCTCTCCGCGCAGGCCCGCCTTCGCGATGCCGAGGTCGCACTCGCGCAGGCGCGCGCCAAAGCTGCGAGCGAGGCCGCCGACCGCCGCATTGCCGCGTCGGCGCGTGACAGCGCCGAAGCCACAGTGCGCCGCATCGCCGCCGACAAGGCGCGGATCGAGGCCGAGGTCGCCGCACTCGGCGACAGCGCGGCGCTCGCCGCGACCCATGCTGAAAGCGTGCGCGCCGCCGAAGCCGCCGAAACCGCTATCGCCGCCGCCGAACAGGCGCTGCACGATGCCGAGGCCGACCGCGCGGCGATCGCCGCCGACCTTGCCGCCATCGAATCGGGCCTCGCCGAAGCGCGCGCCGCGCTGGCCGCGCTCGACGGCGAGGCCGCGACGCTCGAACGCGCGCTTGCCGCCGCGCGCAGCGACGACGACCGGATCCTCGACCAGCTCCGCGCCAAGCCCGGCTACGAAGCCGCGCTCGCCGCAGCGCTCGGCGACGATCTCGACGCCGGCACCGACCCCGCCGCCGCGCGCAGCTGGCTCGGCGCCGCGGCCGTCAAGGACGATCCCTCGCTCCCCGCCGGAACGACGCCGCTTGCCGCGCATGTCGAGGCGCCCGCCGCGCTCGCGCGCCGCCTCGCCCAGGTCGCGGTCGCCGACACCGACGGCGGCCAGCCGCTCGCGGTCGGCCAGCGACTTGTCACGCTGGGGGGCGTGATGCGCCGCTGGGACGGCTTCGTCACCCGCGGCGACGGCGCGACCGCGACCGAACGGCTGCAACGCCGCAACCGCCTCGACGAACTCGCGGCGCAGCGCCCCGCGGTCGAACTCGGCGTGCAGGAACTTCGCGATCGCCGCGCGGCAGCCGCGGCGAAAGCCGCCGAGCTCACCGAAGCTGCCGCCGCCGCGCGCAAGGCGCTCGCGACCGCCGACGAGGCGCGCCGCACCGCGCTGCGCGCCGCCGATCAGGCGCAGGCCGCGCTCGACCGGCACCGCGATGCCGCAGCG includes the following:
- the smc gene encoding chromosome segregation protein SMC; amino-acid sequence: MQIKRLRLTGFKSFVEPTELRIEPGLTGVVGPNGCGKSNLLEAIRWVMGESSPKSMRGGGMEDVIFAGTSSRPARDFAEVALHCDTEGALVAGLSDGGDGDDLEVIRRIERGAGSAYRANGRDVRAKDVALIFADAATGAHSPALVSQGKIANVIAAKPTDRRAMLEEAAGIAGLHVRRKDAEQKLRATETNLTRLSEIVADMEVRANALRRQARAAEKYKKLSDDIRIAEGRLIYARWRDAAAAADQARRDADAAEAAVKAAQDELETISKAQTEVATRVAAARSDAQAQRDALAEATATQVRLQGEERAALQRLDDLAAQQRRIEADRAHEGELARDAHAALTALDTETRSLAQDIAAHDAGKAALAETNLSAQARLRDAEVALAQARAKAASEAADRRIAASARDSAEATVRRIAADKARIEAEVAALGDSAALAATHAESVRAAEAAETAIAAAEQALHDAEADRAAIAADLAAIESGLAEARAALAALDGEAATLERALAAARSDDDRILDQLRAKPGYEAALAAALGDDLDAGTDPAAARSWLGAAAVKDDPSLPAGTTPLAAHVEAPAALARRLAQVAVADTDGGQPLAVGQRLVTLGGVMRRWDGFVTRGDGATATERLQRRNRLDELAAQRPAVELGVQELRDRRAAAAAKAAELTEAAAAARKALATADEARRTALRAADQAQAALDRHRDAAALLARRLAEIAETAKDAGEQLAAQEAALAALPDEALARAALDAEEQTADRARADAQAARDALAAHDRTLAALSERQAVVSAEIKSWKARAGEAARRVTEMDKRADALAAEAAALAGAPARLAEQRTAAEAAQASLREKLATAEAQERAAEAALREAETALNAIRERVAAARETRAGAVARSENAELRRVEMGRLSGERFECPPPLLPQKAGFESDSVGDADAESAAHDRLIADRERLGPVNLVAADELAELDAEREKNAAEIEELTQAVHRLRGSIGNLNREGRVRLLAAFEAVNTHFQRLFTTLFNGGQAHLELVDSDDPLEAGLEIMAQPPGKRLGTLTLLSGGEQALTAVALIFGLFLTNPAPICVLDEVDAPLDDANIERFCDLLDRMARETNTRYLIVTHNAVTMARMHRLFGVTMIERGVSRLVSVDLGGAEELLAAE